One stretch of Manis pentadactyla isolate mManPen7 chromosome 10, mManPen7.hap1, whole genome shotgun sequence DNA includes these proteins:
- the LOC130679086 gene encoding putative nuclear envelope pore membrane protein POM 121B, protein MIHVSSFLAAITSGFGAVTQTTSCGTNTSVFGSTISSPFTSRVSAVPTGSGGFGMSMAAPHSSSTTGAFGVGSGRSGRTGPKNPFWGALNSNSLGAAGQSTPSTFHMASTPQDTSGIAAITLGFGATTQTTSSGTSSSVFGSSTSSPFMSRVSAGSAHSWGFGISMAAPHSSSTTGAFNFGRTEWEHWWHSPFLGLLE, encoded by the exons atgatccatgtttcctcctttcttgcagccatcacctcgggCTTTGGAGCcgtgacccagaccaccagctgcGGGACCAATACATCGgtgtttggcagcaccatctcatcgcccttcacatccagggtgtcagcagtccccactggcagtgggggctttgggatgaGCATGGCTGCGCCCCACAGCAgttccaccactggggcattcgGTGTGGggtcaggacggagtgggagaactggtcccaagaaccctttctggggagcgtTGAATtcgaactccctgggtgcagctggccagagcacaccctctacCTTCCACATGGCCAGCACACCTCAGGACACATCTGGGATTGCAG CCATCACGTTGGGCTTTGGAGCTAcgacccagaccaccagcagtGGGACCAGTAGCTCAGTGTTTGGCAGCAGCACCTCATCACCCTTCATGTCTAGGGTGTCAGCAGGCTCTGCTCACAGTTGGGGCTTTGGGATTAgcatggctgccccccacagcagctccaccactggggcttTCAACTTTGGGAGGACAGAGTGGGAACACTGGTGGCACAGCCCCTTTCTGGGGTTGCTTGAGTAa